In Brevundimonas sp. SGAir0440, one DNA window encodes the following:
- a CDS encoding protein-L-isoaspartate O-methyltransferase gives MDFTAERKAMVDSQVRVNDVTDRAIHLAMMAVPREKYCAPDRAFAAYSEEAVMIAGERRLMPARDVAKLLQAADAREGEKALAIAAPYAAALLARMGVSVTAQESDDAVFAVVGEALSDAGVATVVAPLVQPTGEGWDLIISEGGVETLPESWGAALRPGGRIVVVERRGAIGKAALYVQTREGLSRRELFDSSPAVLAELTPAPTFAL, from the coding sequence ATGGATTTCACCGCAGAGCGCAAGGCCATGGTCGACTCGCAGGTGCGGGTGAACGACGTGACGGATCGCGCGATTCACCTGGCCATGATGGCCGTGCCGCGTGAAAAGTACTGCGCGCCCGACCGCGCCTTCGCCGCCTATTCCGAAGAAGCGGTGATGATCGCGGGCGAGCGCCGCCTGATGCCGGCGCGCGACGTCGCCAAGCTGCTGCAAGCGGCCGATGCGCGCGAGGGCGAGAAGGCCCTGGCCATCGCCGCGCCCTACGCCGCCGCCCTGCTGGCCCGTATGGGCGTCAGCGTCACGGCTCAGGAATCGGACGACGCCGTGTTCGCCGTGGTTGGCGAGGCCTTATCGGACGCGGGCGTGGCGACCGTCGTCGCGCCGCTGGTTCAGCCGACCGGCGAAGGATGGGATCTGATCATTTCCGAAGGCGGCGTCGAGACCCTGCCCGAATCGTGGGGCGCGGCCCTGCGTCCCGGCGGCCGGATCGTCGTGGTCGAACGCCGCGGCGCCATCGGCAAGGCGGCCCTGTATGTTCAGACGCGCGAAGGCCTGTCGCGCCGCGAACTGTTCGATTCGTCGCCTGCTGTCCTTGCCGAGCTGACGCCGGCCCCCACTTTCGCGCTGTAA
- a CDS encoding DUF2497 domain-containing protein: protein MTDQSAQEPTMEEILASIRRIISEDEAPAETPAAAMPEAAPEPAPEPLAAETIFAAPVEPTPEPAAVEDDVLELTDRYEAPAETIGDLDVVEHSPAPYQPEPEPAYESAPEPAPAYDTLVGDSAAASAASAFAGLAASFKKPEPAPSASGDLPFVSGNTVEAMVAEMLRPLLKDWLDNNLPGIVQAAVQKEVERIARSA from the coding sequence ATGACCGATCAGTCCGCCCAGGAACCGACCATGGAAGAGATTCTGGCGTCGATTCGCCGGATTATCTCTGAAGACGAGGCCCCGGCCGAGACGCCGGCCGCCGCTATGCCGGAAGCCGCGCCTGAGCCGGCGCCCGAGCCGCTGGCCGCCGAAACCATCTTCGCCGCCCCGGTCGAGCCGACGCCGGAACCCGCCGCCGTTGAAGACGATGTGCTGGAATTGACCGACCGCTATGAGGCGCCGGCCGAAACCATCGGCGATCTGGACGTGGTCGAACACTCGCCCGCGCCCTATCAGCCCGAGCCTGAACCCGCTTACGAATCGGCTCCCGAGCCGGCCCCGGCCTACGACACACTGGTCGGCGACAGCGCCGCCGCCAGCGCCGCGTCGGCCTTTGCAGGCCTGGCCGCCAGCTTCAAGAAGCCTGAGCCGGCTCCGTCGGCCTCGGGCGACCTGCCCTTCGTCAGCGGCAACACGGTCGAGGCCATGGTCGCCGAGATGCTGCGCCCGCTGTTGAAGGACTGGCTGGACAACAATCTGCCCGGCATCGTTCAGGCGGCGGTACAAAAGGAAGTCGAACGCATCGCGCGCAGCGCCTAG
- a CDS encoding RNA methyltransferase: MQWENEPIETIFIDDPDDPRVAAYRDIRERDLTGRQGLFIAEGEVVVRGLASKASRCRPLSLLLSEKRVAALGDVITSLPPATPVYVAGQAVLDRIAGFELHRGILALGKKPEPLSMDDVLADTARQDVFVVASGIGNHDNIGGLFRNAAAFGARAVLLDPTCCDPFYRKAIRVSVGAALRTPFVVAGATDIIEALQQAGVEVLALTPSATERLSDYRRAGPVALMLGSEGPGLRRDLIDRCRPIGIAMAGGFDSLNVAATSAVTLHHLTTTALARS; this comes from the coding sequence TTGCAATGGGAAAACGAGCCAATCGAAACGATATTTATCGACGACCCCGACGACCCGCGTGTTGCGGCCTATCGCGATATCCGCGAGCGCGATCTGACGGGGCGTCAGGGGCTGTTCATAGCGGAAGGCGAGGTGGTGGTGCGTGGACTGGCGTCAAAGGCGTCGCGCTGCCGGCCTCTGTCGCTGCTGCTGTCGGAAAAGCGCGTTGCGGCTTTGGGCGACGTCATTACGTCTCTGCCGCCCGCGACGCCCGTCTATGTCGCAGGCCAGGCCGTGCTGGACCGGATCGCGGGTTTTGAACTGCACCGGGGCATTCTGGCCTTGGGCAAAAAGCCCGAGCCGCTGTCGATGGACGATGTGCTGGCGGATACCGCTCGGCAGGACGTGTTCGTCGTGGCCAGCGGGATCGGCAATCACGACAACATTGGCGGCCTATTCAGGAACGCCGCCGCCTTTGGCGCCAGGGCGGTGCTGCTTGATCCGACCTGCTGCGACCCCTTCTACCGCAAGGCGATTCGCGTTTCGGTCGGCGCGGCGCTGCGTACGCCGTTCGTCGTCGCCGGCGCGACAGACATTATCGAAGCCCTGCAGCAGGCCGGCGTCGAGGTCTTGGCGCTGACGCCATCGGCGACCGAACGGCTTTCGGACTACAGGCGCGCCGGACCGGTCGCTCTGATGCTGGGGTCGGAAGGGCCGGGGCTGCGCAGGGATTTGATCGACCGTTGCCGGCCGATCGGCATCGCAATGGCGGGCGGCTTCGATTCGTTGAATGTCGCGGCGACGAGTGCGGTTACGCTTCATCATCTGACGACGACGGCGCTTGCTCGATCCTGA
- a CDS encoding valine--tRNA ligase: MLEKTFEPQAAEPRLYAQWEESGLFAPRTDGAAEAYSIVIPPPNVTGSLHIGHALNNTLQDILARYHRMKGKAVLWLPGTDHAGIATQMVVERQLAAAGNIGRRDMGRDAFIEKIWEWKAESGGTIVRQLRRLGASCDWSRERFTLDEGLNAAVRKVFVQLHKEGLIYRDKRLVNWDPHFQTAISDLEVEQREVDGAYWHFAYPLADGVTYEHPIAFDEEGKATEFETRDFIVVATTRPETMLGDTGVAVHPDDGRYAGLVGKFVTLPITGRRIPIVADDYADPTKGSGAVKITPAHDFNDFGVGKRAGLPSLNILDAFGRITDVDTPDVPADYVGQDRFAARKAIVARAEEEGWLREIEKTKHVVPHGDRSGVVIEPWLTDQWYVDAKVLAQPALKAVEQGDTVFEPKSYEKIYFEWLRNIEPWCISRQLWWGHRIPAWYGPNGEIYVAETEEDAREQAMADYDSEVALTQDEDVLDTWFSSALWPFSTMGWPEKTEDLERFYPTSDLVTAADIIFFWVARMMMMGQHFMGEVPFKRVIINGLVRDEKGQKMSKSKGNVIDPLGIIDELGADPLRFTMAILSGTRDIKLSKQRIEGYRNFGTKLWNAARFSQMNEARRVDGFDPASVDQTINRWIRGEVTKAERAVSQAIEGGRFDDAAGALYRFVWNVFCDWYLELAKPVFQGADEAAKAETRAMTAWTLDQALKLLHPVMPFITEELWAELGKEGPARDGLLIGAEWPVLPDAFIDASAEAEIGWLVDLVGEIRGLRAEMNVPPSAKLPLAFVAPDAVTAERIARHRDLILTLGRVSEVGSADAAPAGAVTFVSGGSTIALSLAGIIDLTVERARLEKEIAAFDSDIGHVNKKLGNPNFVSRAAPEVVEEQRAKLAEAEAGKVKLQAALARLASL, encoded by the coding sequence ATGCTTGAGAAGACCTTCGAACCCCAGGCCGCCGAGCCCCGCCTTTACGCCCAGTGGGAAGAGAGCGGCCTGTTCGCGCCCCGCACCGACGGCGCCGCCGAGGCCTATTCGATCGTCATTCCGCCGCCCAATGTGACCGGCAGCCTGCACATCGGCCATGCGCTGAACAACACGCTGCAGGACATCCTGGCGCGCTATCACCGCATGAAGGGCAAGGCGGTGCTGTGGCTGCCCGGCACGGACCACGCCGGCATTGCAACCCAGATGGTGGTCGAGCGTCAGCTGGCCGCCGCCGGCAATATCGGCCGTCGCGACATGGGCCGCGACGCCTTCATCGAAAAGATCTGGGAGTGGAAGGCCGAAAGCGGCGGGACCATCGTGCGTCAGCTGCGCCGTCTTGGCGCATCGTGCGACTGGTCGCGTGAGCGGTTCACTCTGGACGAGGGGCTGAACGCCGCCGTCCGCAAGGTCTTCGTGCAACTGCACAAGGAAGGCCTGATCTATCGCGACAAGCGGCTGGTGAACTGGGACCCGCATTTCCAGACCGCCATCTCGGACCTGGAGGTCGAGCAGCGCGAGGTGGACGGCGCCTACTGGCACTTCGCCTATCCGCTGGCCGACGGCGTGACCTACGAACACCCCATCGCCTTCGACGAGGAGGGCAAGGCGACCGAGTTCGAGACGCGCGACTTCATCGTCGTCGCCACGACCCGGCCCGAGACCATGCTGGGCGACACCGGCGTGGCGGTGCATCCGGATGACGGGCGGTATGCCGGCCTGGTCGGCAAGTTCGTCACCCTGCCGATCACCGGCCGTCGCATCCCCATCGTCGCCGACGACTATGCCGATCCGACGAAGGGTTCGGGCGCGGTGAAGATCACGCCGGCGCATGATTTCAACGACTTCGGCGTGGGCAAGCGGGCGGGCCTGCCGTCGCTGAATATCCTCGACGCTTTCGGACGCATCACCGACGTCGATACGCCCGACGTGCCCGCGGACTACGTCGGGCAAGATCGCTTCGCCGCGCGCAAGGCCATCGTCGCCCGCGCCGAGGAAGAGGGCTGGCTGCGCGAGATCGAGAAGACCAAACACGTCGTCCCGCACGGCGACCGCTCCGGTGTGGTCATCGAGCCGTGGCTGACGGACCAGTGGTACGTCGACGCCAAGGTCCTGGCCCAACCCGCGCTGAAGGCTGTGGAGCAGGGCGATACGGTGTTTGAGCCCAAGTCGTACGAGAAGATCTATTTCGAATGGCTGCGCAACATCGAGCCCTGGTGCATCTCGCGCCAGCTGTGGTGGGGGCACCGTATCCCGGCCTGGTATGGCCCGAACGGCGAAATCTATGTCGCCGAGACGGAAGAGGACGCCCGCGAACAGGCGATGGCGGACTACGATTCCGAGGTCGCCCTGACCCAGGACGAGGATGTTCTCGACACCTGGTTTTCCTCGGCCCTGTGGCCGTTCTCGACCATGGGCTGGCCCGAGAAGACCGAGGATCTGGAGCGGTTCTATCCGACCAGCGACCTGGTCACGGCGGCGGACATCATCTTCTTCTGGGTCGCCCGGATGATGATGATGGGCCAGCACTTCATGGGCGAGGTCCCGTTCAAGCGCGTCATCATCAATGGCCTCGTCCGCGACGAGAAGGGCCAGAAGATGAGCAAATCCAAGGGGAACGTCATCGACCCCTTGGGCATCATCGACGAACTGGGCGCCGATCCGTTGCGCTTCACCATGGCCATCCTGTCCGGCACGCGCGACATCAAACTGTCGAAGCAACGGATCGAGGGTTACCGCAACTTCGGCACCAAGCTGTGGAACGCCGCGCGCTTCAGCCAAATGAACGAGGCGCGCCGCGTCGATGGCTTCGATCCCGCGAGCGTCGACCAGACGATCAACCGCTGGATCCGAGGCGAGGTGACCAAGGCCGAACGCGCGGTGTCGCAAGCTATCGAAGGCGGACGCTTCGACGATGCGGCGGGCGCTTTGTATCGCTTCGTCTGGAACGTCTTCTGCGACTGGTATCTGGAACTGGCCAAACCGGTGTTCCAAGGCGCCGATGAAGCCGCAAAAGCCGAGACGCGGGCGATGACCGCCTGGACGCTGGACCAGGCGCTTAAGCTTCTGCATCCGGTCATGCCCTTCATCACCGAGGAACTGTGGGCCGAACTGGGCAAGGAGGGCCCGGCTCGCGACGGCTTGCTGATTGGGGCCGAGTGGCCGGTTCTGCCGGACGCCTTCATCGACGCCTCGGCCGAAGCCGAGATCGGCTGGCTGGTCGATCTGGTCGGCGAGATTCGCGGTCTGCGCGCCGAAATGAACGTGCCGCCGTCGGCCAAGCTGCCGCTGGCCTTTGTCGCGCCCGACGCCGTGACGGCCGAGCGGATCGCGCGGCACCGCGATCTAATCCTGACCCTGGGCCGGGTGTCGGAGGTCGGCTCGGCGGACGCGGCGCCGGCAGGGGCCGTGACCTTCGTGTCTGGTGGCTCGACCATCGCCTTGTCCTTGGCGGGCATCATCGATCTGACCGTCGAACGGGCCCGTCTGGAGAAGGAAATCGCCGCCTTCGACAGCGACATTGGCCATGTGAACAAGAAGCTGGGCAACCCCAACTTCGTGTCCCGCGCCGCGCCGGAGGTCGTCGAAGAACAGCGCGCCAAACTGGCAGAGGCCGAGGCAGGCAAGGTCAAGCTACAGGCGGCGCTGGCGCGTCTGGCGTCGCTTTGA
- a CDS encoding TlyA family RNA methyltransferase — MKTRIDQLLVARGLFDSRSQARAAIEAGLVLADGVIVRKASEPFADDIALEAQPAHPWVGRGALKLDHALTLWPVLVEGRVALDVGASTGGFTEVLLTRGAAKVFAVDVGFGQMHARVSSDPRVVNLERTDARDLTPDLIPQPPSLVVCDASFISLIKVLPAALDLATPGADLVTLVKPQFEADGPGGGKKGVIKDAAAHAAAVERVRDWLEALGWTVQAVTESPITGGDGNVEFLLWAKKPG, encoded by the coding sequence GTGAAGACGCGGATTGATCAGCTTCTGGTCGCACGCGGCCTGTTCGACAGCCGCTCGCAAGCGCGCGCCGCGATCGAGGCGGGGCTGGTTCTGGCCGACGGCGTGATCGTGCGGAAGGCGTCCGAACCGTTTGCCGACGACATTGCGCTGGAGGCCCAACCCGCCCACCCGTGGGTCGGGCGCGGCGCGCTGAAGCTGGACCACGCCCTGACCCTGTGGCCTGTCCTCGTGGAGGGCAGGGTGGCGCTGGATGTCGGCGCATCGACCGGCGGCTTTACCGAGGTTTTGCTGACCCGCGGCGCGGCCAAGGTGTTCGCCGTCGACGTCGGCTTCGGCCAGATGCACGCACGGGTGTCGTCCGATCCCCGCGTGGTCAATCTGGAGCGCACCGATGCGCGCGACCTGACGCCAGATCTGATCCCGCAGCCGCCGTCGCTGGTCGTCTGCGACGCCAGTTTCATCAGCCTGATCAAGGTTCTCCCGGCCGCGCTCGATCTGGCGACGCCTGGCGCGGATCTGGTTACCTTGGTGAAGCCGCAGTTCGAGGCCGATGGCCCGGGCGGCGGCAAGAAGGGCGTGATCAAGGATGCAGCGGCGCATGCGGCCGCCGTGGAGCGCGTACGCGACTGGCTGGAAGCGCTGGGTTGGACGGTTCAGGCGGTAACCGAAAGCCCGATCACCGGCGGCGACGGCAATGTCGAGTTCCTGCTCTGGGCGAAGAAGCCGGGCTGA
- a CDS encoding TolC family outer membrane protein, with product MLKRSRVLASAAVVAVMTGLGAPAWAETLQDAIALAYRTNPNLLAQRANQRALDETVVQARSGLRPTIGASAGVDYTRSDFPAVTQFVDTNGDGIPDTQVTTSSSETEGANVGVSVSQNVWTAGRTSRAIDQARASVLAGRENLREIEQSVMLSVIQAYVNVTRDMEILRIRQENLTVLQRQLEETSARFEVGEITRTDVAQAEASQAQSEADLANAQAQLSTSRAAYAAVVGQSPADLEAAPVLPEVPSDFDVAIETALQRNPAVLAATYQLQSAEAAVAAARSEYLPSVRATASYGGSTNDLGDLGELADRRSFTAGATLSVPLFTGGLNRSRVAQALERANAAQIGIEGERRTVLQNVSSAYAQVLSTRATVAAGTEAVRAASVAAEGVRQEAQVGLRTTLDVLNQELALRNAQTAVASARAAEYVARASLLAAMGQLEGPALNPTIEAYDPATNYDQVKGRGGLPWDGVIETLDRVASPPIVTTPDTADAPIDAQLKGEVVRTAPQN from the coding sequence ATGTTGAAACGCTCGCGTGTGCTGGCTTCGGCCGCTGTGGTCGCCGTGATGACCGGTCTGGGCGCACCGGCCTGGGCCGAGACGCTGCAGGACGCCATCGCCCTGGCCTATCGGACCAATCCCAACCTGCTGGCCCAGCGCGCCAACCAGCGTGCGCTGGACGAGACGGTGGTTCAGGCGCGGTCGGGCCTGCGCCCGACCATCGGCGCTTCGGCAGGCGTGGACTACACCCGCAGCGACTTCCCCGCCGTGACCCAGTTCGTCGACACGAACGGCGACGGCATACCCGACACCCAGGTCACGACCTCGTCGTCCGAAACCGAAGGCGCCAATGTCGGCGTCAGCGTCAGCCAGAACGTCTGGACCGCCGGCCGCACCTCGCGCGCCATCGACCAGGCCCGCGCCAGCGTCCTGGCCGGCCGTGAGAACCTGCGCGAGATCGAGCAGTCGGTCATGCTGTCGGTGATCCAGGCCTATGTGAACGTCACCCGCGACATGGAAATCCTGCGTATCCGTCAGGAGAACCTGACGGTGCTGCAACGCCAGCTGGAAGAAACCAGCGCCCGATTCGAGGTCGGTGAGATCACCCGCACCGACGTGGCTCAGGCCGAAGCTTCGCAGGCGCAGTCCGAAGCCGATCTCGCGAACGCCCAGGCCCAGTTGTCCACGTCGCGCGCCGCCTATGCCGCCGTCGTCGGCCAATCGCCGGCCGACTTGGAAGCCGCGCCGGTCCTGCCAGAGGTTCCCAGCGACTTCGACGTCGCCATAGAGACGGCGTTGCAGCGCAATCCCGCTGTCCTGGCCGCGACCTATCAGTTGCAAAGCGCCGAGGCGGCCGTCGCCGCCGCCCGTTCGGAATATCTGCCGTCGGTGCGCGCCACCGCCTCTTATGGCGGTTCGACCAACGATCTGGGCGACCTGGGCGAACTGGCTGATCGTCGCAGCTTCACGGCCGGCGCCACCCTGTCCGTGCCGCTGTTCACCGGCGGTCTGAACCGCTCTCGCGTCGCCCAGGCCTTGGAGCGCGCCAACGCGGCCCAGATCGGCATCGAGGGCGAGCGCCGCACCGTGCTGCAGAACGTCAGCTCGGCCTACGCCCAGGTGCTATCGACCCGCGCCACGGTCGCGGCCGGCACCGAAGCGGTTCGCGCTGCATCGGTCGCGGCCGAAGGCGTGCGCCAGGAAGCCCAGGTCGGCCTGCGCACCACGCTGGACGTGCTGAACCAGGAATTGGCGCTGCGCAACGCCCAGACGGCGGTCGCCAGCGCTCGAGCCGCGGAATACGTCGCCCGCGCCTCGCTGCTGGCCGCCATGGGCCAGTTGGAAGGCCCGGCGCTGAACCCGACGATCGAGGCCTATGATCCCGCAACGAACTACGACCAGGTCAAGGGTCGCGGCGGCCTGCCGTGGGACGGCGTGATCGAGACGCTGGACCGCGTGGCCTCGCCGCCGATCGTGACCACGCCGGACACCGCCGACGCGCCGATCGACGCTCAGCTCAAGGGCGAGGTCGTGCGCACGGCGCCGCAGAACTGA